A single region of the Silene latifolia isolate original U9 population chromosome 8, ASM4854445v1, whole genome shotgun sequence genome encodes:
- the LOC141597004 gene encoding uncharacterized protein LOC141597004 isoform X1 yields MIMKGAQLCVVILVLAFMQNLNANSIVSSIQTTNRTSYQSSKDLHSSTTNVQLRYEDNYVVLDNGIVQVTILKPEGSVTKITYNGIANLLEELNDESNRGYWDVVWQGTGVTRKKGNLDRLDCTDFKVIVETDEQVEVSFTRTWNSSLSAKLPPINIDKRFIMLRNSSGFYTYAIYDRPTDFPGFTLANTRLAFKLNKIWFNYMAMADERQRQMPLPDDRSSNRSQELAYPEAVLLTNPIEPEFKGEVDDKYQYSGEAKDIRVHGWICNDPPTGLWQITPSNEFRSAGPTKQYLTSHVGPTSLSVLLSTHYSGKELMANFEDGEPWKKVLGPLFVYANSRIDNDTSQLWEDAKEQASVEAKQWPYSFATSDDFPSSDERGSANGFLLIHDSFLKKNSSASAAYIGLAAPGEVGSWQRESKGYQFWTRTDDKGHFTIDNIHPGNYSLYAWVPGFIGDYKYNDTLNITAGFIRRLLLVGLVHVTDNFGFYYLFMNIILNWGAGHACDLGELVYEPPRDGPILWEIGIPDRSAAEFFIPDPDPNLVNKLYVSHYRFRQYGLWDRYTDLYPDEDLVYNVNTSNYETDWFFAQVQRKVNNSYEGTTWQIKFQLDSTNPNGTYYLRIALASATSSDLQVRVNDRHEDPPLFSSGLIGFDNTIARHGVHGLYWLFNVSIPATKFVEGNNTIFLTQATGSSPWKGILYDYIRLESPAVDANDSLDDFYT; encoded by the exons GTAGTTTTGGACAACGGCATAGTCCAAGTGACAATATTGAAACCAGAAGGAAGTGTCACTAAAATTACATATAATGGCATTGCTAATTTGCTGGAAGAGctcaatgatgaatccaatcgcGG TTACTGGGATGTTGTCTGGCAAGGAACCGGAGTTACCAGGAAAAAGGGCAATCTTGATAG GCTTGATTGTACAGATTTTAAGGTCATAGTTGAAACAGATGAGCAAGTAGAGGTTTCGTTTACACGAACATGGAACTCGTCTCTCTCTGCCAAGCTTCCTCCTATCAATATTGACAAAAG GTTCATTATGCTCCGGAATTCTTCTGGCTTCTATACCTACGCCATTTATGATCGGCCTACAGATTTTCCTGGCTTCACTCTCGCTAACACTCGCCTTGCTTTTAAGCTTAACAAAATATG GTTCAACTACATGGCCATGGCAGATGAAAGGCAAAGACAAATGCCTCTGCCTGATGATCGGTCGTCCAATAGGAGCCAAGAACTAGCCTACCCTGAAGCTGTTTTACTCACTAACCCAATTGAGCCCGAATTCAAaggggag GTTGATGACAAATACCAATACTCAGGTGAAGCTAAAGATATTCGAGTGCACGGGTGGATATGCAATGATCCACCCACTGGCTTGTGGCAAATCACTCCTAGCAATGAGTTCCGGTCTGCTGGACCAACCAAACAGTACCTCACATCACATGTTGGCCCAACATCTCTCTCG GTACTCCTAAGTACTCATTACTCCGGAAAGGAACTAATGGCGAATTTTGAGGATGGGGAGCCATGGAAGAAGGTTCTAGGCCCACTTTTTGTATATGCTAATTCTAGAATAGATAATGATACGAGCCAGCTATGGGAGGACGCAAAAGAACAG GCCAGCGTTGAAGCTAAACAATGGCCGTACAGCTTTGCAACTTCAGACGATTTCCCATCATCTGATGAGCGTGGCAGTGCAAACGGTTTCTTACTCATTCATGATAG TTTCCTAAAGAAAAATTCATCAGCCAGTGCAGCATATATAGGACTTGCTGCACCAGGAGAAGTTGGATCTTGGCAAAGGGAAAGCAAG GGATATCAATTCTGGACAAGAACAGATGACAAAGGCCATTTCACCATTGATAACATACACCCAGGAAACTATAGTTTGTATGCCTGGGTACCGGGTTTTATCGGAGATTATAAATACAACGACACCCTTAATATAACTGCAGGTTTTATTAGACGCCTTCTTCTGGTTGGACTTGTTCATGTGACTGATAACTTTgggttttattatttatttatgaatATTATCTTAAATTGGGGAGCAGGGCACGCTTGTGATTTGGGTGAGCTTGTGTATGAACCTCCAAGGGATGGACCTATTTTATGGGAGATCGGCATACCTGACCGCTCTGCTGCTGAGTTCTTCATTCCTGATCCTGACCCTAATTTGGTCAATAAGCTCTATGTTTCTCATTACAG GTTTCGGCAATATGGTTTATGGGACAGATACACAGATTTATATCCTGATGAAGATTTAGTTTATAATGTCAACACTAGCAACTACGAGACGGATTGGTTCTTTGCTCAAGTTCAAAG GAAGGTAAACAACTCATATGAAGGAACTACATGGCAGATAAAGTTTCAACTTGACAGCACTAATCCGAATGGTACATATTACTTGAGAATAGCGCTTGCATCTGCTACTAGTTCAGACTTACAG GTTAGAGTTAACGATAGACACGAAGATCCACCATTATTTTCAAGTGGACTAATAGGGTTTGACAACACTATAGCTAGACATGGTGTACATGGGCTATACTGGCTATTCAACGTCAGCATACCGGCCACCAAGTTTGTGGAGGGAAATAACACCATCTTTTTAACTCAAGCTACGGGTTCGTCCCCCTGGAAAGGAATACTGTACGATTACATTCGTCTTGAAAGTCCCGCTGTTGACGCCAACGACTCCCTAGATGATTTTTATACATAA
- the LOC141597004 gene encoding uncharacterized protein LOC141597004 isoform X2, whose product MIMKGAQLCVVILVLAFMQNLNANSIVSSIQTTNRTSYQSSKDLHSSTTNVQLRYEDNYVVLDNGIVQVTILKPEGSVTKITYNGIANLLEELNDESNRGYWDVVWQGTGVTRKKGNLDRLDCTDFKVIVETDEQVEVSFTRTWNSSLSAKLPPINIDKRFIMLRNSSGFYTYAIYDRPTDFPGFTLANTRLAFKLNKIWFNYMAMADERQRQMPLPDDRSSNRSQELAYPEAVLLTNPIEPEFKGEVDDKYQYSGEAKDIRVHGWICNDPPTGLWQITPSNEFRSAGPTKQYLTSHVGPTSLSVLLSTHYSGKELMANFEDGEPWKKVLGPLFVYANSRIDNDTSQLWEDAKEQASVEAKQWPYSFATSDDFPSSDERGSANGFLLIHDSFLKKNSSASAAYIGLAAPGEVGSWQRESKGYQFWTRTDDKGHFTIDNIHPGNYSLYAWVPGFIGDYKYNDTLNITAGHACDLGELVYEPPRDGPILWEIGIPDRSAAEFFIPDPDPNLVNKLYVSHYRFRQYGLWDRYTDLYPDEDLVYNVNTSNYETDWFFAQVQRKVNNSYEGTTWQIKFQLDSTNPNGTYYLRIALASATSSDLQVRVNDRHEDPPLFSSGLIGFDNTIARHGVHGLYWLFNVSIPATKFVEGNNTIFLTQATGSSPWKGILYDYIRLESPAVDANDSLDDFYT is encoded by the exons GTAGTTTTGGACAACGGCATAGTCCAAGTGACAATATTGAAACCAGAAGGAAGTGTCACTAAAATTACATATAATGGCATTGCTAATTTGCTGGAAGAGctcaatgatgaatccaatcgcGG TTACTGGGATGTTGTCTGGCAAGGAACCGGAGTTACCAGGAAAAAGGGCAATCTTGATAG GCTTGATTGTACAGATTTTAAGGTCATAGTTGAAACAGATGAGCAAGTAGAGGTTTCGTTTACACGAACATGGAACTCGTCTCTCTCTGCCAAGCTTCCTCCTATCAATATTGACAAAAG GTTCATTATGCTCCGGAATTCTTCTGGCTTCTATACCTACGCCATTTATGATCGGCCTACAGATTTTCCTGGCTTCACTCTCGCTAACACTCGCCTTGCTTTTAAGCTTAACAAAATATG GTTCAACTACATGGCCATGGCAGATGAAAGGCAAAGACAAATGCCTCTGCCTGATGATCGGTCGTCCAATAGGAGCCAAGAACTAGCCTACCCTGAAGCTGTTTTACTCACTAACCCAATTGAGCCCGAATTCAAaggggag GTTGATGACAAATACCAATACTCAGGTGAAGCTAAAGATATTCGAGTGCACGGGTGGATATGCAATGATCCACCCACTGGCTTGTGGCAAATCACTCCTAGCAATGAGTTCCGGTCTGCTGGACCAACCAAACAGTACCTCACATCACATGTTGGCCCAACATCTCTCTCG GTACTCCTAAGTACTCATTACTCCGGAAAGGAACTAATGGCGAATTTTGAGGATGGGGAGCCATGGAAGAAGGTTCTAGGCCCACTTTTTGTATATGCTAATTCTAGAATAGATAATGATACGAGCCAGCTATGGGAGGACGCAAAAGAACAG GCCAGCGTTGAAGCTAAACAATGGCCGTACAGCTTTGCAACTTCAGACGATTTCCCATCATCTGATGAGCGTGGCAGTGCAAACGGTTTCTTACTCATTCATGATAG TTTCCTAAAGAAAAATTCATCAGCCAGTGCAGCATATATAGGACTTGCTGCACCAGGAGAAGTTGGATCTTGGCAAAGGGAAAGCAAG GGATATCAATTCTGGACAAGAACAGATGACAAAGGCCATTTCACCATTGATAACATACACCCAGGAAACTATAGTTTGTATGCCTGGGTACCGGGTTTTATCGGAGATTATAAATACAACGACACCCTTAATATAACTGCAG GGCACGCTTGTGATTTGGGTGAGCTTGTGTATGAACCTCCAAGGGATGGACCTATTTTATGGGAGATCGGCATACCTGACCGCTCTGCTGCTGAGTTCTTCATTCCTGATCCTGACCCTAATTTGGTCAATAAGCTCTATGTTTCTCATTACAG GTTTCGGCAATATGGTTTATGGGACAGATACACAGATTTATATCCTGATGAAGATTTAGTTTATAATGTCAACACTAGCAACTACGAGACGGATTGGTTCTTTGCTCAAGTTCAAAG GAAGGTAAACAACTCATATGAAGGAACTACATGGCAGATAAAGTTTCAACTTGACAGCACTAATCCGAATGGTACATATTACTTGAGAATAGCGCTTGCATCTGCTACTAGTTCAGACTTACAG GTTAGAGTTAACGATAGACACGAAGATCCACCATTATTTTCAAGTGGACTAATAGGGTTTGACAACACTATAGCTAGACATGGTGTACATGGGCTATACTGGCTATTCAACGTCAGCATACCGGCCACCAAGTTTGTGGAGGGAAATAACACCATCTTTTTAACTCAAGCTACGGGTTCGTCCCCCTGGAAAGGAATACTGTACGATTACATTCGTCTTGAAAGTCCCGCTGTTGACGCCAACGACTCCCTAGATGATTTTTATACATAA
- the LOC141597004 gene encoding uncharacterized protein LOC141597004 isoform X3: MALLICWKSSMMNPIAVTGMLSGKEPELPGKRAILIDFKVIVETDEQVEVSFTRTWNSSLSAKLPPINIDKRFIMLRNSSGFYTYAIYDRPTDFPGFTLANTRLAFKLNKIWFNYMAMADERQRQMPLPDDRSSNRSQELAYPEAVLLTNPIEPEFKGEVDDKYQYSGEAKDIRVHGWICNDPPTGLWQITPSNEFRSAGPTKQYLTSHVGPTSLSVLLSTHYSGKELMANFEDGEPWKKVLGPLFVYANSRIDNDTSQLWEDAKEQASVEAKQWPYSFATSDDFPSSDERGSANGFLLIHDSFLKKNSSASAAYIGLAAPGEVGSWQRESKGYQFWTRTDDKGHFTIDNIHPGNYSLYAWVPGFIGDYKYNDTLNITAGHACDLGELVYEPPRDGPILWEIGIPDRSAAEFFIPDPDPNLVNKLYVSHYRFRQYGLWDRYTDLYPDEDLVYNVNTSNYETDWFFAQVQRKVNNSYEGTTWQIKFQLDSTNPNGTYYLRIALASATSSDLQVRVNDRHEDPPLFSSGLIGFDNTIARHGVHGLYWLFNVSIPATKFVEGNNTIFLTQATGSSPWKGILYDYIRLESPAVDANDSLDDFYT; this comes from the exons ATGGCATTGCTAATTTGCTGGAAGAGctcaatgatgaatccaatcgcGG TTACTGGGATGTTGTCTGGCAAGGAACCGGAGTTACCAGGAAAAAGGGCAATCTTGATAG ATTTTAAGGTCATAGTTGAAACAGATGAGCAAGTAGAGGTTTCGTTTACACGAACATGGAACTCGTCTCTCTCTGCCAAGCTTCCTCCTATCAATATTGACAAAAG GTTCATTATGCTCCGGAATTCTTCTGGCTTCTATACCTACGCCATTTATGATCGGCCTACAGATTTTCCTGGCTTCACTCTCGCTAACACTCGCCTTGCTTTTAAGCTTAACAAAATATG GTTCAACTACATGGCCATGGCAGATGAAAGGCAAAGACAAATGCCTCTGCCTGATGATCGGTCGTCCAATAGGAGCCAAGAACTAGCCTACCCTGAAGCTGTTTTACTCACTAACCCAATTGAGCCCGAATTCAAaggggag GTTGATGACAAATACCAATACTCAGGTGAAGCTAAAGATATTCGAGTGCACGGGTGGATATGCAATGATCCACCCACTGGCTTGTGGCAAATCACTCCTAGCAATGAGTTCCGGTCTGCTGGACCAACCAAACAGTACCTCACATCACATGTTGGCCCAACATCTCTCTCG GTACTCCTAAGTACTCATTACTCCGGAAAGGAACTAATGGCGAATTTTGAGGATGGGGAGCCATGGAAGAAGGTTCTAGGCCCACTTTTTGTATATGCTAATTCTAGAATAGATAATGATACGAGCCAGCTATGGGAGGACGCAAAAGAACAG GCCAGCGTTGAAGCTAAACAATGGCCGTACAGCTTTGCAACTTCAGACGATTTCCCATCATCTGATGAGCGTGGCAGTGCAAACGGTTTCTTACTCATTCATGATAG TTTCCTAAAGAAAAATTCATCAGCCAGTGCAGCATATATAGGACTTGCTGCACCAGGAGAAGTTGGATCTTGGCAAAGGGAAAGCAAG GGATATCAATTCTGGACAAGAACAGATGACAAAGGCCATTTCACCATTGATAACATACACCCAGGAAACTATAGTTTGTATGCCTGGGTACCGGGTTTTATCGGAGATTATAAATACAACGACACCCTTAATATAACTGCAG GGCACGCTTGTGATTTGGGTGAGCTTGTGTATGAACCTCCAAGGGATGGACCTATTTTATGGGAGATCGGCATACCTGACCGCTCTGCTGCTGAGTTCTTCATTCCTGATCCTGACCCTAATTTGGTCAATAAGCTCTATGTTTCTCATTACAG GTTTCGGCAATATGGTTTATGGGACAGATACACAGATTTATATCCTGATGAAGATTTAGTTTATAATGTCAACACTAGCAACTACGAGACGGATTGGTTCTTTGCTCAAGTTCAAAG GAAGGTAAACAACTCATATGAAGGAACTACATGGCAGATAAAGTTTCAACTTGACAGCACTAATCCGAATGGTACATATTACTTGAGAATAGCGCTTGCATCTGCTACTAGTTCAGACTTACAG GTTAGAGTTAACGATAGACACGAAGATCCACCATTATTTTCAAGTGGACTAATAGGGTTTGACAACACTATAGCTAGACATGGTGTACATGGGCTATACTGGCTATTCAACGTCAGCATACCGGCCACCAAGTTTGTGGAGGGAAATAACACCATCTTTTTAACTCAAGCTACGGGTTCGTCCCCCTGGAAAGGAATACTGTACGATTACATTCGTCTTGAAAGTCCCGCTGTTGACGCCAACGACTCCCTAGATGATTTTTATACATAA
- the LOC141597004 gene encoding uncharacterized protein LOC141597004 isoform X4, with translation MALLICWKSSMMNPIAVTGMLSGKEPELPGKRAILIDEQVEVSFTRTWNSSLSAKLPPINIDKRFIMLRNSSGFYTYAIYDRPTDFPGFTLANTRLAFKLNKIWFNYMAMADERQRQMPLPDDRSSNRSQELAYPEAVLLTNPIEPEFKGEVDDKYQYSGEAKDIRVHGWICNDPPTGLWQITPSNEFRSAGPTKQYLTSHVGPTSLSVLLSTHYSGKELMANFEDGEPWKKVLGPLFVYANSRIDNDTSQLWEDAKEQASVEAKQWPYSFATSDDFPSSDERGSANGFLLIHDSFLKKNSSASAAYIGLAAPGEVGSWQRESKGYQFWTRTDDKGHFTIDNIHPGNYSLYAWVPGFIGDYKYNDTLNITAGHACDLGELVYEPPRDGPILWEIGIPDRSAAEFFIPDPDPNLVNKLYVSHYRFRQYGLWDRYTDLYPDEDLVYNVNTSNYETDWFFAQVQRKVNNSYEGTTWQIKFQLDSTNPNGTYYLRIALASATSSDLQVRVNDRHEDPPLFSSGLIGFDNTIARHGVHGLYWLFNVSIPATKFVEGNNTIFLTQATGSSPWKGILYDYIRLESPAVDANDSLDDFYT, from the exons ATGGCATTGCTAATTTGCTGGAAGAGctcaatgatgaatccaatcgcGG TTACTGGGATGTTGTCTGGCAAGGAACCGGAGTTACCAGGAAAAAGGGCAATCTTGATAG ATGAGCAAGTAGAGGTTTCGTTTACACGAACATGGAACTCGTCTCTCTCTGCCAAGCTTCCTCCTATCAATATTGACAAAAG GTTCATTATGCTCCGGAATTCTTCTGGCTTCTATACCTACGCCATTTATGATCGGCCTACAGATTTTCCTGGCTTCACTCTCGCTAACACTCGCCTTGCTTTTAAGCTTAACAAAATATG GTTCAACTACATGGCCATGGCAGATGAAAGGCAAAGACAAATGCCTCTGCCTGATGATCGGTCGTCCAATAGGAGCCAAGAACTAGCCTACCCTGAAGCTGTTTTACTCACTAACCCAATTGAGCCCGAATTCAAaggggag GTTGATGACAAATACCAATACTCAGGTGAAGCTAAAGATATTCGAGTGCACGGGTGGATATGCAATGATCCACCCACTGGCTTGTGGCAAATCACTCCTAGCAATGAGTTCCGGTCTGCTGGACCAACCAAACAGTACCTCACATCACATGTTGGCCCAACATCTCTCTCG GTACTCCTAAGTACTCATTACTCCGGAAAGGAACTAATGGCGAATTTTGAGGATGGGGAGCCATGGAAGAAGGTTCTAGGCCCACTTTTTGTATATGCTAATTCTAGAATAGATAATGATACGAGCCAGCTATGGGAGGACGCAAAAGAACAG GCCAGCGTTGAAGCTAAACAATGGCCGTACAGCTTTGCAACTTCAGACGATTTCCCATCATCTGATGAGCGTGGCAGTGCAAACGGTTTCTTACTCATTCATGATAG TTTCCTAAAGAAAAATTCATCAGCCAGTGCAGCATATATAGGACTTGCTGCACCAGGAGAAGTTGGATCTTGGCAAAGGGAAAGCAAG GGATATCAATTCTGGACAAGAACAGATGACAAAGGCCATTTCACCATTGATAACATACACCCAGGAAACTATAGTTTGTATGCCTGGGTACCGGGTTTTATCGGAGATTATAAATACAACGACACCCTTAATATAACTGCAG GGCACGCTTGTGATTTGGGTGAGCTTGTGTATGAACCTCCAAGGGATGGACCTATTTTATGGGAGATCGGCATACCTGACCGCTCTGCTGCTGAGTTCTTCATTCCTGATCCTGACCCTAATTTGGTCAATAAGCTCTATGTTTCTCATTACAG GTTTCGGCAATATGGTTTATGGGACAGATACACAGATTTATATCCTGATGAAGATTTAGTTTATAATGTCAACACTAGCAACTACGAGACGGATTGGTTCTTTGCTCAAGTTCAAAG GAAGGTAAACAACTCATATGAAGGAACTACATGGCAGATAAAGTTTCAACTTGACAGCACTAATCCGAATGGTACATATTACTTGAGAATAGCGCTTGCATCTGCTACTAGTTCAGACTTACAG GTTAGAGTTAACGATAGACACGAAGATCCACCATTATTTTCAAGTGGACTAATAGGGTTTGACAACACTATAGCTAGACATGGTGTACATGGGCTATACTGGCTATTCAACGTCAGCATACCGGCCACCAAGTTTGTGGAGGGAAATAACACCATCTTTTTAACTCAAGCTACGGGTTCGTCCCCCTGGAAAGGAATACTGTACGATTACATTCGTCTTGAAAGTCCCGCTGTTGACGCCAACGACTCCCTAGATGATTTTTATACATAA